A genomic window from Vicinamibacteria bacterium includes:
- the ilvB gene encoding biosynthetic-type acetolactate synthase large subunit: protein MLRTGSQIVWDVLGQEGVGCVFGYPGGAILPIYDALLGSSIHHVLVRHEQGAAHMADGYARASGEVGVAMATSGPGATNLVTGIATAMLDSSSVVFITGQVSSRVIGTDAFQETDITGVTLPITKHNFLVTRTEDVGPTLRKAFHIARTGRPGPVLVDITKDAQQGTHDYEPDEAPVELPERSPRDTLTRDALDEAAGLLSSAKRPLILAGRGVMLGGATELLQDFVERTRIPVAMTLLGIGGFPATHALNLGMMGMHGEAWVNRAIQTADVLLAIGMRFDDRVTGDPTKFAPAAKKIHLEIDRSEINKVIRVDVPLVGDLRETLSQLAPRVGTTDLSPWHRFIEDLKGDTAVRDIQTLPDSGHLYAAHVISDLWNLTEGRALVVTDVGQHQMWEAQYYKHDYPRKLITSGGLGTMGFALPAALGAKFAKPEEEVWVIVGDGGFQMTAAELSTCVQENMKLNVAVINNGYLGMVRQWQEFFYDKRYAATPMSNPDFVKLADAHGLPGFRVEKRSEIAEAVSRARASRETAVIDFRVEKEDTVYPMVAPGKTIEDMIRRPVPVLE from the coding sequence ATGCTCAGGACAGGATCCCAGATCGTTTGGGACGTGCTCGGTCAGGAGGGCGTGGGTTGCGTCTTCGGCTACCCGGGCGGCGCCATCCTTCCTATTTATGACGCCCTACTGGGCTCGTCGATCCACCACGTGCTGGTGCGGCACGAGCAGGGCGCGGCCCACATGGCCGATGGCTACGCGCGCGCGTCGGGCGAGGTCGGTGTCGCCATGGCCACCTCGGGCCCCGGGGCGACGAACCTCGTCACCGGTATCGCCACGGCGATGCTCGACTCTTCCTCGGTGGTGTTCATCACCGGGCAGGTTTCGAGCCGCGTCATCGGAACCGACGCGTTCCAGGAGACCGACATCACCGGTGTCACGCTTCCGATCACGAAGCACAACTTTCTCGTCACCCGGACCGAGGACGTGGGGCCGACGCTCCGGAAGGCTTTCCATATAGCCCGCACGGGTCGTCCCGGTCCCGTTCTCGTCGACATCACGAAAGACGCCCAGCAGGGCACGCACGACTACGAGCCGGACGAAGCGCCGGTCGAGCTTCCCGAGCGTTCGCCGCGAGACACCCTCACTCGCGACGCTCTCGACGAGGCGGCCGGTTTGCTGAGCTCGGCGAAAAGACCTCTCATACTCGCCGGTCGGGGAGTCATGCTCGGGGGGGCGACCGAGCTCTTGCAGGACTTCGTGGAGCGGACACGGATCCCGGTGGCCATGACGCTTCTCGGCATCGGGGGCTTTCCCGCGACCCATGCTCTGAACCTGGGCATGATGGGGATGCACGGCGAGGCGTGGGTAAACCGCGCCATCCAGACTGCCGACGTGCTCCTCGCCATCGGGATGCGGTTCGACGATCGCGTCACCGGAGACCCGACGAAATTCGCCCCCGCGGCGAAGAAGATCCACCTCGAGATCGACCGGTCGGAGATCAACAAGGTCATCCGCGTCGACGTTCCATTAGTCGGGGATCTCCGAGAGACATTGTCGCAGCTCGCTCCAAGGGTCGGCACGACCGATCTGTCACCCTGGCATCGTTTCATCGAGGACCTCAAGGGGGACACGGCGGTGCGCGACATCCAAACGCTCCCCGACAGCGGTCATCTGTATGCTGCCCACGTGATCAGTGATCTGTGGAACCTCACCGAGGGCCGCGCTCTGGTCGTTACCGACGTCGGCCAGCACCAGATGTGGGAAGCTCAGTATTACAAGCACGACTACCCACGAAAGCTCATCACCTCGGGCGGACTCGGCACGATGGGCTTCGCGCTTCCCGCCGCACTCGGCGCCAAGTTTGCGAAGCCGGAAGAGGAAGTCTGGGTCATCGTGGGCGACGGCGGCTTTCAAATGACCGCGGCAGAGCTTTCGACCTGCGTTCAGGAGAACATGAAGCTGAACGTCGCCGTCATCAACAACGGTTACCTCGGGATGGTACGACAGTGGCAGGAGTTCTTTTACGACAAACGCTACGCCGCCACACCGATGTCCAATCCGGATTTCGTCAAGCTTGCCGATGCCCACGGACTTCCAGGCTTCCGTGTCGAAAAGCGATCCGAGATAGCCGAAGCGGTCTCGAGGGCTCGCGCGTCGCGTGAGACGGCCGTTATCGACTTCCGCGTCGAGAAAGAAGACACGGTATACCCGATGGTGGCGCCCGGCAAGACCATCGAGGACATGATCCGGCGCCCCGTCCCGGTTCTCGAGTAG
- the ilvN gene encoding acetolactate synthase small subunit, translated as MDTRSRPRTFVVLVENVPGVLDRVASLFRRRSYNIESLTVGHTDRPDVSHITIVMNADDRVASLVEANLYKLVNVLEVKDVSDVACVARDLALIKVRADHSNRSEIMQVAEVFRARVVDVSPEALIFEITGSEDKVESLVDVLRPYGILEMARTGIVAMARSVAAVSV; from the coding sequence GTGGATACCCGGTCGAGACCTCGAACCTTCGTGGTGCTGGTGGAGAACGTGCCCGGGGTCCTGGATCGGGTGGCATCCCTGTTCCGGAGGCGCAGCTACAACATCGAATCGCTGACCGTGGGCCACACCGACCGGCCCGACGTGTCGCATATCACGATCGTCATGAACGCCGACGATCGCGTCGCGAGCCTCGTCGAAGCCAACCTGTACAAGCTCGTGAACGTGCTCGAGGTCAAGGATGTCTCCGACGTGGCCTGCGTTGCCCGCGACCTGGCGTTGATCAAAGTCCGGGCGGATCACTCGAACCGCTCCGAGATCATGCAAGTCGCCGAGGTCTTCCGGGCCCGTGTCGTGGACGTGAGCCCCGAGGCCCTCATCTTCGAGATCACGGGATCGGAGGACAAGGTCGAAAGCCTGGTCGATGTGCTGAGACCGTATGGAATCCTGGAAATGGCGCGCACCGGAATCGTCGCCATGGCGCGGTCGGTCGCGGCGGTGAGCGTATGA
- the ilvC gene encoding ketol-acid reductoisomerase yields the protein MARIYYDKDANLDLIRRNKVGVVGYGSQGHAHALNLKESGVDVRVGLHPESRSRAKAQSDGLSVSSVKDVAAWADVVMVLAPDTRQPQIYRKEIEPGLKAGKTLMFAHGFSIHYGTVTPPAEVDVSMIAPKAPGHRVRETYREGEGTPALVAIHQDASGQALELALSYAKGIGVTRAGVLATTFAEETETDLFGEQTVLCGGVSHLVKAGFDTLVEAGYQPEMAYFECLHELKLIVDLMYRGGINYMRYSVSDTAEHGDYTGGPRIITEETRREMKKILEEIRNGTYARKWIEENEKGRPWFDKVRFEEQNHLIERVGAELRKMMPFLDPVTVKPGEGPIPAKAEEKSTVGA from the coding sequence ATGGCAAGGATTTACTACGACAAGGACGCAAACCTCGACCTGATCCGGCGTAACAAAGTTGGAGTCGTGGGCTACGGCTCACAAGGGCATGCTCACGCGCTCAACCTCAAGGAGAGCGGTGTGGACGTGCGGGTCGGGCTCCATCCCGAGAGCCGGAGCCGGGCCAAGGCGCAGTCGGACGGCCTGTCGGTGTCGAGCGTGAAGGACGTCGCCGCCTGGGCCGATGTCGTCATGGTATTGGCGCCGGATACCCGCCAGCCCCAGATTTACCGCAAGGAGATCGAGCCTGGCCTGAAAGCGGGCAAGACGCTAATGTTCGCTCACGGTTTCAGCATCCATTACGGGACGGTGACCCCACCGGCGGAGGTCGATGTATCGATGATCGCTCCCAAGGCGCCGGGGCACCGGGTTCGGGAGACTTATCGCGAAGGAGAGGGGACTCCAGCGCTCGTGGCGATTCATCAGGATGCGTCGGGGCAAGCTCTGGAGCTCGCGCTTTCCTACGCGAAAGGCATCGGCGTCACGCGGGCGGGAGTTCTGGCGACGACCTTCGCCGAGGAGACCGAGACGGATCTCTTCGGAGAGCAGACCGTGCTCTGCGGCGGAGTGAGTCATCTCGTGAAGGCGGGTTTCGACACGCTCGTGGAAGCCGGCTACCAGCCGGAGATGGCGTATTTCGAGTGTCTCCACGAGCTCAAGTTGATCGTCGACCTCATGTATCGCGGAGGAATCAACTACATGCGCTACTCGGTCAGCGACACCGCCGAGCATGGCGATTACACCGGAGGTCCGCGCATCATCACCGAGGAGACCCGCCGTGAGATGAAGAAAATCCTCGAGGAGATTCGAAACGGAACCTACGCCAGGAAGTGGATCGAAGAGAACGAGAAAGGCCGCCCGTGGTTCGACAAGGTGCGCTTCGAAGAACAGAACCACCTCATCGAGCGCGTGGGTGCCGAGCTGAGAAAAATGATGCCATTTCTCGACCCCGTCACGGTGAAGCCGGGCGAAGGGCCCATTCCGGCAAAGGCGGAGGAAAAGTCGACGGTGGGGGCCTGA
- a CDS encoding AAA family ATPase: protein MYERVLDLRKLVSHRSLFLFGPRLTGKSTLVRHAFPDAIYVDLLEADTFRELSARPEYMRQTLPPSARIVIVDEVQKLPLLLDEVHLLIERNDRLRFVLTGSSARKLKRGGANLLAGRARIQRLHPLVAAEAPSSRLLDRINRGGLPAILDSDEYREDLRAYVGTYLQEEIQAEGLSRSIGNFSRFLEVAGLSNGEQVNFTSVASDVGLSPNTVREYYRILEDTLIGHLLPPYQGTTKRKPVATAKFYLFDVGVANSLRRTGFIERGSDAYGRALEHLVFLELRSYLDYARSDELLTYWRSRSQLEVDFLVHDRVAIEVKAKSRVSPRDYKGVLALGEELDLDRRIVVCDEARRRSDDVGVEIFPVAEFLRDLWAGKIVGAERSRRRLTGSRKRK, encoded by the coding sequence ATGTACGAGCGCGTCCTGGACCTTCGAAAGCTCGTCAGCCACCGCTCCCTGTTCCTGTTCGGTCCGCGACTGACGGGCAAGAGCACGCTGGTTCGTCACGCGTTCCCGGACGCCATTTATGTCGATCTCCTCGAGGCGGATACCTTTCGCGAGCTGAGCGCGCGCCCGGAGTACATGAGACAGACGCTCCCGCCCTCGGCCCGGATCGTGATCGTTGACGAGGTGCAGAAGCTCCCGTTGCTCCTGGATGAAGTCCATCTTCTGATCGAGAGAAACGATCGGTTGCGGTTCGTCTTGACCGGCAGCAGTGCGCGCAAGCTCAAGCGGGGAGGGGCCAATCTCCTCGCCGGTCGGGCTCGCATCCAGCGCCTGCACCCTCTCGTGGCAGCCGAAGCTCCGTCGAGCCGGCTCCTCGATCGAATCAACCGCGGTGGTCTTCCTGCGATTCTGGATTCCGATGAATATCGGGAGGATCTGAGGGCGTACGTGGGCACGTACCTGCAGGAGGAGATTCAGGCGGAAGGGCTCTCTCGCTCCATTGGGAATTTCAGCCGCTTTCTCGAAGTCGCGGGTCTCTCGAACGGTGAACAGGTCAACTTCACTTCGGTCGCATCCGACGTGGGGCTCTCACCCAACACCGTGCGCGAGTACTACCGGATACTGGAAGACACCCTCATCGGCCATCTGCTACCTCCATATCAAGGAACGACGAAACGAAAACCCGTGGCGACGGCGAAGTTCTATCTCTTCGACGTGGGCGTCGCCAACAGCCTGAGGCGCACTGGATTCATCGAGCGAGGGTCCGATGCCTACGGCCGAGCGCTCGAGCATCTCGTTTTTCTCGAGCTTCGAAGCTATCTGGACTACGCTCGCTCTGACGAGCTACTCACGTACTGGAGAAGTCGCTCGCAGTTGGAGGTGGACTTTCTGGTTCATGACCGGGTAGCCATCGAAGTCAAAGCAAAGTCTCGCGTCAGCCCTCGCGACTACAAAGGGGTTTTGGCGCTCGGCGAGGAGCTCGATCTCGATCGGCGCATCGTGGTGTGCGATGAAGCCCGTCGGCGGAGCGACGACGTTGGAGTCGAGATTTTTCCCGTAGCGGAGTTCTTGAGGGACCTGTGGGCTGGGAAGATCGTCGGAGCCGAGCGGTCGAGACGACGGCTAACTGGCAGCAGGAAGCGGAAATGA